The Streptomyces sp. NBC_00435 nucleotide sequence CGACCGTGATGCCGCTGGCGTCCTCGCTCGGCACGGAGGAAGCCGCGTACGACCTCATCGAATGCCTGGAAACGCTCAAGCCCCTCCTGACGACGCTCAGCGACCGCGACCGGCAGATCCTGGCCATGCGTTTCGGGGAGGAACTCACCCAGTCCGAGATCGGCGACCGGCTCGGTCTCTCCCAGATGCACGTCTCCCGCCTGCTGAACCGGATCACCGAACGGCTGAGGACAGGACTTCTGACCGACGACGCCGTCACGCCGTAGGCCAGGGCAGTCCCGCCCGGACACCCGGATATTGAGCTCTGTATCGGTCGTACCTGACACATCCAATGCAGACACACACGGGGGCATGACCCCCCGATTCCCGGGCAGCAGCGCCTATGAGTCCTCGCAGGCAGGGGACGCGCTGAATTCAGGAGGTACGACTCTCACGACCGGGCCTTCCCGAGGAGGTCGCCGTCGGGAAGGGACCGCCATGACCAGCCGGGGCGCGCGGGACGTACTGAGCCGCACGTCCCCTGTGGCGCCCTTCGAACACCCGGCGCTCTTCTACCGCGGCGAGCACGAGTACGTGGCCGCTCTGGCGCCCATGATCAGGGCCGGTGCGGAAGCCGGGGAGCCCGTCGCCGTGGCCCTGCCGAACGGGAACCTCAGGCTGATCACGGAGCAACTCGCCGACCTCCACTCGGATCTCGCGGCCCCCGCCGCACCCGGTGTGCGTTTCCTCGACATGGCGTCGGCGGGCCGCAATCCCGGCCGGATCATCCCCGGGGTTCTCCTCCCCTTCGCCAACGCCCACCGCTCCGGGCACGTCCGGATCATCGGTGAGCCGGTCTGGCCGGGGCGCACCGCGCGGGAGTACCCGGCGTGCCTCCAGCACGAAGCACTGATCAACGCCGTCTTCCGCGGCCGGGACGTGACCGTCGTGTGCACGTACGACGCGGAACGGCTGCCCGCTGGCGTACTCGCCGACGCGCGGGTCACCCATCCGACCGTGATCGAGGACGGTCAGGAGCGGGTGAGCGGCGGGTTCGCACCCGCCCGCGCCCTCGCACGCGGCAACGAGCCACTGCCCCACCCCGGCGACGCCGCCTCCTTCCGGTTCGACGCGGGGCGTCTGCACGACGCACGCCTGTTCGCCTCCCGGATCGCCTCGCGGCTCGGCGCGGCCGACGACACCCGTGCGGCGCTGTCGCTGACGGTGGCCGAGCTGACGACGAACAGCGTGCTGCACGGCGGCGGCAGCGGGACCCTCCGGGTCTGGGCAGACTCGGATCAACTGGTGTGCGACGTACGGGACTCGGGGCTGTTGCGCGATCCGCTCGCCGGCCGCGTACCGCCCCCCGTCGAGCGACCCGGAGGCCGCGGGCTGGTCCTCGTCAACGAGTTCGCCGCGCTGGTCCGCATCCACACGGGTGCCACGGGGACGACGGTCCAGGTCCACCTCGACATGCGGCCCGGAACGCTGCCGTAACGCCCCGGCTCAGCCGCCCGCGCGGGCGGCTGAGCCATTCGGTGCAACGAAGGGCGTGTTCCCTCCAGGCCGCCGCCCGGGCGGTGGATAGTCGATCGGGTGATCGGCGGCAGGCGCCGCCGACCCCGCGCCCAGGCGACACAGGAAGAGTGGATCCGATGGTGAAGAAGGCATTGCTGACGTACGTCCTGGCGGCCGGAGTACTGCTCGGCCCGCTGAGCACGGCCGGCTGGGCGGCCGACGGCCGCGGCGGTGGGCACGCGCGGGCCGAGAACCGCCCCGTGGGCGTGGTGGAGTCCAAGGCGCCGCTCAACGTCCGCGAGAAGCCGACCGTGTACTCGGGCGTGGTGAAGCAGCTGCACCCGCACGAGCGGGTGCTCCTCGAGTGCCAGAAGCGCGGGGGCTGGGTGGACGGCAACCCGGTGTGGTACCGCCTGCACGGATCGAAGGGCTGGGTCTCGGCCCGCTACGTCCACAACCTCCAGCCGGTCCGCCCCTGCTGAGAGCGCTGAGCCGGGCCGCGGCCCCGAACAGGTGGGGGCCGCGGCCGTTGCTCAAGCCGTGGAGGACAGCGCCGGCCTCTCCCCTCCGGCGGCACCGAGCCGACGCCGTTCGCCTTCGGTGAGCCCGCCCCAGATCCCGAACGGCTCCCCCACCTCCAACGCGTGCCGCAGGCAGTCGCGCTGCACCGGGCACAGCGCGCACACCTCTTTCGCCGCCTCGTGGCGGGCCTCACGGTCCGGGGCCGGCTCGCCCGTGATGTGGAAGAAGAGGCGCGAGCCCAGTTCCCGACATGCGGCCCCCTCCTGCCACAGCCAGTGGTGCTCGGCACGGCCGGGCAGACGCGACACGTTTCCCACCTCGAAACCTCCATCGGATTCGGACACCGATACCGAAACGGATACGGATACGGACGACCGGATCCGAAGCGGCTCCGGACGCGCGGTCGTGATCCTCCTCGTCTGGCCCGGAGCACGCGCCTCAAACAGCCAGCCGGACGCCAACCCGAACACCGTGACCGCGATCGTTCACCGGGTCGGGCGTGAGTCGTGCGGCGGGGCCCCGGTGGGCGGCGGGGTCTCTTGGCGTCGGGCGGGAGCGCGTTCGCCCCTCCCGGCGCGAGCGGAGGGGTGTGAGAATGGACGGCATGTGCGGCCGTTACGCCTCCTCCCGGGCACCCGGAGACCTCGCAGACCTCTTCGACGCCCACCTCGACCCCGCCCGCGTACTGGGCCCCTCCTGGAACGTGGCGCCCACCGACGAGGTGTGGGCCGTTCTGGAACGAGCCGCCCGTGACACCGGGGAGGTCCAGCGGCGCCTGCGCCCGGTGCGATGGGGTCTGGTCCCGTCCTGGGCGAAGGATCCGACGGTGGGATCGCGGATGATCAATGCGCGGGTGGAGACGGTGCACGAGAAGCCGGCCTACCGGCGGGCCCTGGCCAAACGCCGGTGCCTACTGCCCGCGGACGGCTTCTACGAGTGGGTCACCGTGCCGGCCACCGGACCGGCCAAGGCGTACAAGCAGCCGTACTTCATCCGGCCCGAGAGCGGATCCGTGATGGCGATGGCCGGACTGTACGAGTTCTGGCGCGACCCCTCCGTCACCGACGAGGACGACCCGGCGGCGTGGCTCACCACGGCCACGATCATCACCACCGAGGCCACCGACGCGGCCGGCCGCGCCCACCCCCGGATGCCGCTCGCCCTCGACCCGGGCGACTACGGCGCCTGGCTCGACCCCTCGCACCAGGACACCGCGGACATCCGGGCCCTTCTCCACCCCCCGGCCGGCGGCCGCCTCGCG carries:
- a CDS encoding WhiB family transcriptional regulator, with the protein product MSRLPGRAEHHWLWQEGAACRELGSRLFFHITGEPAPDREARHEAAKEVCALCPVQRDCLRHALEVGEPFGIWGGLTEGERRRLGAAGGERPALSSTA
- a CDS encoding SOS response-associated peptidase, whose amino-acid sequence is MCGRYASSRAPGDLADLFDAHLDPARVLGPSWNVAPTDEVWAVLERAARDTGEVQRRLRPVRWGLVPSWAKDPTVGSRMINARVETVHEKPAYRRALAKRRCLLPADGFYEWVTVPATGPAKAYKQPYFIRPESGSVMAMAGLYEFWRDPSVTDEDDPAAWLTTATIITTEATDAAGRAHPRMPLALDPGDYGAWLDPSHQDTADIRALLHPPAGGRLAVTAVSTAVNSVRNDGPHLLDDPGRGPRDPDA
- a CDS encoding anti-sigma factor RsbA family regulatory protein, which translates into the protein MTSRGARDVLSRTSPVAPFEHPALFYRGEHEYVAALAPMIRAGAEAGEPVAVALPNGNLRLITEQLADLHSDLAAPAAPGVRFLDMASAGRNPGRIIPGVLLPFANAHRSGHVRIIGEPVWPGRTAREYPACLQHEALINAVFRGRDVTVVCTYDAERLPAGVLADARVTHPTVIEDGQERVSGGFAPARALARGNEPLPHPGDAASFRFDAGRLHDARLFASRIASRLGAADDTRAALSLTVAELTTNSVLHGGGSGTLRVWADSDQLVCDVRDSGLLRDPLAGRVPPPVERPGGRGLVLVNEFAALVRIHTGATGTTVQVHLDMRPGTLP
- a CDS encoding SH3 domain-containing protein gives rise to the protein MVKKALLTYVLAAGVLLGPLSTAGWAADGRGGGHARAENRPVGVVESKAPLNVREKPTVYSGVVKQLHPHERVLLECQKRGGWVDGNPVWYRLHGSKGWVSARYVHNLQPVRPC